A single genomic interval of Vibrio maritimus harbors:
- a CDS encoding anaerobic sulfatase maturase encodes MQLSQGPQFQGRPSKRMHVMAKPIGAVCNIDCNYCYYLSKQDLLEYKKGCSPEMDEVMLEKYIKNYIEGQNTPEIIFSWQGGEPTMLGLDYFKKIVELQAKYQPHGVKISNDLQTNGTLLDEKWCAFLAEHNFLVGLSIDGPQMLHDAYRTNRAGRGTHKQVMKAVELLHKYNVSFATLTCVNNLTSKNPLEVYRFLRDEVRSPQMQFIPIVEQKTFRTDAPQTGSSSEQLRQGDKRLIPGNSNSIMEPWCVSDEAWGNFLIAIFDEWVQKDIGKVFVQYFEASVETWMGRKNPLCTLGSLCGKGLAMEPNGDVFSCDHYVYPEYKIGNIDTYSLEEMAYSKRQQEFGFAKSRTLTSQCQQCDYQFACYGECPKNRFIKTRSGEPGLNYLCAGWKKFFSHADRALAYILRATGNPVAHGKYSDQMIRTANSAQGAGFNPKF; translated from the coding sequence ATGCAGCTATCACAAGGACCACAGTTTCAAGGAAGACCATCTAAACGAATGCATGTTATGGCCAAGCCGATTGGTGCTGTGTGCAACATCGATTGCAACTACTGCTATTACCTGAGTAAACAAGATCTACTTGAGTACAAAAAAGGCTGCTCTCCTGAAATGGATGAGGTGATGCTTGAGAAGTACATCAAGAATTATATTGAGGGACAAAACACCCCTGAGATTATCTTCTCTTGGCAAGGGGGCGAGCCGACTATGCTTGGTCTCGATTACTTCAAGAAAATTGTCGAGTTACAAGCGAAGTATCAGCCTCACGGTGTGAAAATCTCGAATGACCTCCAAACCAATGGCACGCTACTTGATGAGAAATGGTGCGCGTTTTTGGCAGAGCATAACTTCTTGGTAGGCTTGAGCATCGACGGTCCTCAAATGCTGCATGATGCCTATCGAACCAATCGCGCTGGTCGTGGTACGCATAAACAAGTGATGAAAGCGGTCGAACTGCTGCATAAATACAACGTGAGTTTTGCGACGTTAACTTGTGTGAACAATCTAACTAGTAAGAACCCGTTAGAAGTGTATCGATTTCTTCGTGATGAGGTGCGTTCTCCTCAAATGCAGTTCATTCCTATTGTGGAGCAAAAGACGTTTCGCACCGATGCGCCGCAGACAGGATCATCAAGCGAGCAGTTAAGACAAGGCGATAAACGTCTTATTCCAGGCAACTCAAACTCAATAATGGAACCTTGGTGTGTGTCGGACGAAGCCTGGGGCAACTTTCTTATCGCGATTTTTGATGAGTGGGTGCAAAAGGACATAGGCAAAGTTTTTGTTCAGTATTTTGAGGCGAGTGTCGAAACATGGATGGGGCGCAAGAACCCACTTTGTACTCTAGGCTCGCTATGCGGCAAGGGCTTAGCGATGGAGCCAAATGGTGACGTCTTTAGCTGCGACCACTACGTCTACCCAGAATACAAAATCGGTAACATCGATACTTACAGCCTTGAAGAGATGGCGTACAGCAAGCGACAACAAGAGTTTGGTTTTGCTAAATCACGCACTCTAACGAGTCAATGTCAACAATGCGACTATCAGTTCGCTTGTTATGGTGAATGTCCAAAGAACCGATTTATTAAAACGCGCAGTGGTGAGCCAGGGCTTAACTACCTTTGCGCAGGTTGGAAGAAATTCTTCTCTCACGCTGACAGGGCGTTAGCTTACATACTTCGTGCGACGGGAAATCCAGTGGCTCATGGGAAATACAGTGACCAAATGATTCGCACGGCAAACTCAGCGCAAGGCGCGGGTTTTAATCCAAAATTCTAG
- a CDS encoding tetratricopeptide repeat protein: MKLRPLVLAGIVVASMSQVALATDTQQQAPITTTTQNQAESTEQRIQRLSYTAQNQSESAERRVDALHELSQYPNQNALVAVTRSLKDTNADIREAAIVGAKPYQFEYRWKLVSPLLSDPEKAVQVAAVVSLIPDFSTMTKSQQEAINKNYPTAIEHLSKQPGKRNQLLLADVYRWHKEWDKAEALYQTLLVEPSLSTQASLSLSDNYRAQSQDQKALDVLNTAIAQNAKSGQLQYAKALTLVRMDEKAQAAVAIEKATTLSPSNSYYWYLNGVLQEPLDVEKATDSFEKAYLISGAPEQLYAVCDIYVRHDHPKADVCLEELGNVAPPYVIEQLKAQN, from the coding sequence ATGAAATTGAGACCACTAGTACTAGCAGGCATAGTTGTTGCCTCAATGAGCCAAGTTGCATTGGCTACCGACACGCAACAGCAAGCACCAATCACAACCACCACTCAAAATCAGGCTGAATCGACCGAGCAGCGCATTCAAAGACTTTCATACACAGCACAAAATCAGAGTGAGAGTGCAGAGAGGCGCGTGGACGCGTTACATGAGCTTAGCCAGTATCCGAATCAAAACGCGCTGGTGGCAGTGACCAGATCGCTTAAGGATACTAATGCGGATATTAGAGAGGCTGCCATCGTTGGTGCCAAGCCCTACCAATTTGAGTACCGTTGGAAGTTAGTCTCGCCTTTGTTATCAGACCCTGAAAAGGCGGTACAAGTGGCTGCCGTTGTAAGTTTGATTCCGGACTTTTCAACGATGACGAAGTCGCAGCAAGAGGCTATCAATAAGAATTATCCTACGGCGATTGAGCACCTTTCAAAGCAGCCAGGAAAGCGCAACCAGCTGCTTTTAGCTGATGTCTACCGTTGGCACAAAGAATGGGATAAAGCCGAAGCACTATATCAAACACTGCTTGTCGAACCCTCATTATCTACGCAGGCATCTTTGAGCCTATCAGATAATTATCGAGCTCAGTCTCAAGATCAAAAAGCGCTGGACGTGCTTAATACAGCGATTGCGCAAAACGCTAAATCGGGGCAGTTGCAATACGCGAAAGCGCTAACCTTGGTCCGCATGGATGAAAAAGCACAAGCCGCTGTGGCGATTGAGAAAGCAACGACGCTATCGCCAAGTAACAGCTATTACTGGTATTTAAATGGTGTATTACAGGAGCCGTTGGACGTAGAAAAAGCAACGGATTCTTTTGAAAAAGCGTATCTAATTTCCGGGGCGCCAGAGCAGCTTTATGCAGTGTGTGACATTTACGTTCGCCATGACCATCCTAAAGCAGATGTCTGTTTAGAGGAGTTGGGAAATGTTGCGCCTCCGTATGTCATAGAACAACTTAAGGCTCAAAACTAG
- the gltS gene encoding sodium/glutamate symporter: protein MLIEDGVIHIDSFLAVTMGIIVLFVGRRLNQVVGFLKEFSIPEPVSGGIVFSVLFALFHMATSLEVSFDLMARDVLLVYFFTTIGINASLGDLMKGGKPLIILLVITVGYMLVQNLTGITVATAFGLEPVAGLLSGTVSLIGGHGTAIAWAPRIQEEFGLNTAMEIGIASATFGLILASIMGGPIAKFLIKRHDLKPAEDQALDVGVADDKPEPKITSYDFLDAMLAIHTCIIVGVFLNEGVEYLGLQLPLFVTCLFAGIILSNIVPHNYPRITGTTWPANKPAVALIADMSLGAFLAMSLMSMQLWTLVDLAGPIFAILGAQFIVAILVNLFIIFPAMGKNYDAAVICSGFGGISLGSTPTAMANMSAVAQKYGNSHQAFIVVPLVCAFFIDLANAFIIPYFMGVLA, encoded by the coding sequence ATGTTGATTGAAGACGGTGTCATTCATATTGATTCTTTTCTAGCGGTGACGATGGGCATTATTGTTCTATTTGTCGGACGCAGACTTAACCAGGTGGTGGGGTTTCTAAAGGAGTTTAGTATCCCCGAGCCTGTTTCAGGCGGTATTGTATTCTCGGTACTGTTCGCTCTATTCCACATGGCCACGTCTCTTGAAGTGTCGTTTGATTTAATGGCTCGAGACGTGCTGCTGGTCTATTTCTTTACGACAATAGGTATTAACGCAAGCCTTGGTGACCTCATGAAGGGGGGTAAGCCGCTTATCATTCTATTGGTGATCACGGTTGGCTATATGCTTGTACAGAACCTGACGGGTATTACGGTGGCGACGGCATTTGGTCTAGAGCCGGTTGCGGGGCTATTGAGTGGTACGGTTTCACTGATCGGCGGTCATGGTACAGCAATCGCGTGGGCTCCTAGGATCCAAGAAGAGTTCGGTCTGAATACTGCGATGGAAATTGGTATTGCGAGTGCAACCTTTGGTTTGATACTGGCAAGTATCATGGGTGGTCCAATTGCTAAGTTTCTAATTAAACGTCATGATTTGAAGCCCGCTGAGGATCAAGCGTTAGACGTTGGTGTCGCCGACGATAAACCCGAGCCGAAAATTACCTCTTACGACTTCCTAGACGCCATGTTGGCGATTCACACTTGTATCATTGTGGGTGTGTTCCTTAATGAGGGTGTTGAATACCTTGGGCTTCAATTGCCGCTATTCGTAACGTGTCTGTTCGCAGGTATTATTCTTTCTAACATCGTACCGCACAACTATCCGCGCATTACCGGGACTACGTGGCCTGCCAATAAGCCAGCGGTAGCTTTGATTGCGGATATGTCTCTGGGTGCTTTCTTGGCCATGTCCCTGATGAGTATGCAGCTGTGGACGTTGGTTGATTTGGCTGGACCGATTTTTGCGATATTGGGTGCTCAGTTCATCGTCGCTATTTTGGTGAACCTGTTCATCATCTTCCCTGCGATGGGCAAAAACTATGACGCAGCGGTTATCTGTTCGGGTTTTGGTGGCATCTCATTGGGCTCGACACCAACGGCGATGGCAAACATGTCAGCAGTAGCGCAAAAGTACGGTAACTCGCATCAAGCCTTTATTGTGGTTCCATTGGTTTGCGCATTCTTCATTGATTTGGCTAACGCGTTCATTATCCCTTACTTTATGGGCGTGCTCGCCTAG
- a CDS encoding TetR/AcrR family transcriptional regulator codes for MARKANFCKQEKLEQAMALFWSKGFANTSINDLTETLEINRFSLYNTFGDKETLYYQALDNYLSSISFPKLEPLRARDAGIDTLETFLVGFAEKQKENTCGCFIQNAVVEHAGENQEVLKRSDALFNTLQTAIVEAVKSAQHQSQISLKLDAESLGQFVLCQMQGMRVLGKAKRYQEIDTATQVLLQYLKSA; via the coding sequence ATGGCAAGAAAAGCTAACTTTTGTAAACAAGAAAAGCTTGAGCAGGCGATGGCTCTGTTCTGGAGCAAGGGCTTTGCCAATACCTCCATTAACGACCTAACTGAAACGCTCGAGATCAATCGCTTTAGCTTGTACAACACCTTTGGTGATAAGGAGACTCTGTATTATCAAGCTCTCGACAACTACCTAAGTTCGATCTCCTTTCCTAAATTAGAGCCTTTGCGAGCTAGAGATGCGGGTATAGATACGCTGGAAACCTTCTTAGTAGGCTTTGCTGAAAAGCAAAAAGAGAATACGTGTGGCTGCTTTATTCAGAATGCCGTGGTCGAACATGCCGGCGAGAATCAAGAAGTCTTAAAGCGCAGCGATGCGCTATTCAACACCCTACAAACGGCAATAGTAGAAGCAGTTAAGAGTGCCCAACACCAGTCCCAGATAAGCCTAAAACTAGATGCTGAGTCACTGGGACAGTTCGTTCTCTGCCAGATGCAAGGGATGCGAGTACTTGGCAAAGCAAAACGCTATCAAGAAATTGATACCGCCACACAAGTGCTGCTCCAATACTTAAAAAGCGCATAA
- a CDS encoding glutathione binding-like protein, translating into MKLYEQAATVSCKRLNLFLSEIGVTDLERVEINVREGDNLDQGYQDKSVNGKVPLLELDDGTHLSETVAISRYFDEITPNDLNLFGQNTVERAKVEMWNRIVEIDGIQNAFQAFRNLTGLYSDRENCVEDWGKEAKHRVELFLPKLDKQLGQSSYVATENYSIADISAYILVVVAVNALKIEVFESNQNIKSWFDKVSTRPALQG; encoded by the coding sequence ATGAAATTGTACGAACAAGCGGCGACGGTAAGCTGTAAACGCCTTAACCTTTTCTTGAGTGAAATCGGTGTTACGGATTTGGAGCGTGTCGAAATTAACGTTAGGGAAGGGGATAACCTAGATCAGGGTTACCAAGACAAAAGCGTGAACGGTAAAGTGCCTTTGCTAGAGCTTGATGATGGTACGCACTTAAGTGAAACCGTGGCTATCAGTCGCTATTTTGATGAAATCACACCGAATGACTTGAACCTGTTTGGCCAGAATACGGTAGAGCGCGCTAAGGTAGAAATGTGGAACCGCATCGTTGAAATCGATGGTATTCAAAATGCGTTTCAAGCATTCAGAAACTTAACTGGCTTATACAGCGACCGAGAAAACTGTGTTGAGGATTGGGGTAAAGAAGCGAAGCACAGAGTGGAACTGTTTTTACCGAAATTAGACAAGCAACTCGGGCAGTCAAGCTACGTAGCAACAGAGAATTATAGTATCGCTGATATCAGCGCTTATATCCTTGTAGTAGTTGCGGTCAATGCACTGAAGATTGAAGTGTTTGAATCTAATCAGAACATCAAAAGTTGGTTTGATAAAGTGTCAACCAGACCTGCTTTACAAGGTTAA
- a CDS encoding type 1 glutamine amidotransferase domain-containing protein, which produces MVLTSHRRMGDTNEETGFWLEEFAAPYYVFKDAGLHITLCSPAGGHPPIDPKSQNEDYQTEATKRFENDDVAKTHLSHTLRLVEVRASDYDAIFFPGGHGPLWDLTCDPDSVTLIDDFYSDDKPIGAVCHASGVLINAANEDETPMVKGRQVTGFSNSEEAAVGLSDVVPFSLEDELVKLGASYSKAEDWAEYVVIDDKLVTGQNPASSRAAAQAILSLIDNN; this is translated from the coding sequence ATGGTCCTGACATCGCATCGTCGTATGGGTGATACCAACGAAGAAACAGGATTTTGGTTAGAAGAGTTTGCCGCCCCGTATTATGTTTTTAAAGACGCGGGTCTTCATATCACATTGTGTTCTCCTGCTGGTGGTCACCCTCCCATCGATCCCAAGAGCCAAAACGAAGACTATCAAACAGAAGCGACAAAACGCTTTGAAAATGATGATGTCGCGAAAACACATCTATCGCACACCTTGAGGCTAGTCGAAGTCCGCGCAAGCGATTATGACGCCATATTCTTCCCTGGTGGACATGGACCTCTTTGGGATCTTACCTGCGATCCTGACTCCGTAACTTTGATTGATGATTTCTACAGCGATGATAAACCCATTGGGGCAGTATGCCATGCTTCCGGCGTGTTGATTAATGCCGCTAATGAAGACGAAACGCCTATGGTTAAAGGTCGTCAAGTAACCGGGTTTAGCAACTCAGAAGAGGCCGCTGTCGGTCTTTCTGATGTGGTTCCATTCTCTCTCGAGGATGAGCTGGTAAAACTCGGTGCATCGTATTCCAAAGCGGAAGATTGGGCAGAATATGTTGTGATTGATGACAAGCTGGTCACTGGTCAAAACCCCGCTAGCTCAAGAGCCGCTGCGCAAGCAATTCTAAGCTTGATAGACAATAATTAG
- a CDS encoding sugar O-acetyltransferase has product MSTKTEREKMLAGEPYLAWDEELLASRVQCRHTLKKLNDSIPNTPEWKEAQEALIPNRKGSLYLEPPFRCDYGENIHVGENFYANFNCVILDVNVVEIGDNVLFAPNVQIYTAGHPLDVKGRVEDEVEFGLPIKIGNNVWIGGGAIVCPGVTIGDNAVIGAGSVVTKDIPANSLAVGNPCRVIKQIDND; this is encoded by the coding sequence ATGTCTACCAAAACTGAACGTGAAAAAATGCTTGCTGGCGAACCTTATCTAGCATGGGATGAGGAGTTGCTGGCTTCACGAGTCCAATGTCGTCACACTCTCAAAAAGCTAAACGATAGTATCCCTAACACACCAGAGTGGAAAGAAGCGCAAGAAGCCTTGATTCCCAACAGAAAGGGGAGTCTCTATCTAGAGCCGCCATTTCGCTGCGACTATGGTGAGAATATTCACGTTGGTGAAAACTTTTACGCCAACTTTAACTGCGTCATCCTAGACGTTAATGTGGTTGAGATTGGTGATAACGTGTTGTTTGCGCCGAATGTGCAGATTTATACCGCGGGACATCCACTCGATGTGAAAGGTCGAGTTGAAGATGAAGTTGAGTTCGGGTTACCAATTAAGATAGGTAATAACGTCTGGATTGGCGGTGGCGCGATCGTTTGTCCTGGTGTGACCATTGGCGATAATGCCGTGATCGGTGCTGGAAGCGTGGTGACCAAAGACATTCCAGCAAATAGTTTAGCGGTAGGTAATCCATGTCGCGTCATTAAACAGATTGATAATGACTAG
- a CDS encoding putative bifunctional diguanylate cyclase/phosphodiesterase, translated as MEFELSLGLMESALKSASVAVIITDDTACIQYVNEQFTRLTGYTREEVIGRNPKLLKSGQTSSATYQDMWSKLVTGKDWHGELVNRKKNGSLFIEHAHISPFDYLGQSYYIAVKRDVTSEKHLTDRLSDLAYFDALTRLPNRTSFFEHLQRFLVDEQSTNHPYSLLLIDLNEFKSINDSKGHDFGDLFLQNVAKRFKTAVGDNGLVARLGGDEFVALLPNCGKKRAEHYAQHIVDAIAFIEVGNKSERGSASVGITTNVSRTIPTSLLLKQADLAMYRAKQCQTTWMSYDEAMGEQWGRKTAMAQRLAQAIESHKLEVSFLPVIDLDLKNVVAYKSRLEWSDAMFGEVDRFEFIPIAEETQLIRKLNLFTIEQACKYASVGELKTVAVKVSSKNFGHGLFTQEVTDILEKYHLPPRCLVLEVFEDMLSKKRCVDELYQLVELGCQITVADFGMGHISISELRELPIQKLKVGAQLVAEIAQDKSVEQVAKAIVSLAKVLNIETIAEGVETEGQLESLKLIGCHFASGPHISSCMKVEHAV; from the coding sequence ATGGAATTTGAGTTGTCGTTGGGATTGATGGAATCAGCACTGAAAAGCGCTTCGGTTGCCGTCATTATTACTGATGACACTGCATGCATTCAGTACGTCAATGAACAGTTCACTCGACTGACTGGTTATACTCGCGAAGAAGTCATTGGCAGAAACCCTAAGCTCCTCAAGTCGGGACAAACCTCTTCTGCCACCTACCAAGATATGTGGTCTAAGCTTGTAACCGGTAAGGATTGGCATGGTGAGTTGGTAAACAGAAAGAAAAATGGCTCTCTGTTTATCGAGCATGCCCACATCAGTCCTTTCGACTACCTTGGACAGTCTTATTACATTGCGGTTAAGCGAGATGTAACGTCAGAGAAGCACCTAACGGATAGACTCAGTGATCTCGCCTATTTTGATGCCCTTACCAGACTTCCCAATAGAACGTCTTTCTTTGAGCACCTGCAACGTTTCTTAGTAGATGAGCAATCTACCAACCATCCATATTCGCTACTGTTGATCGACCTTAATGAGTTTAAGTCTATCAATGACAGCAAAGGGCACGACTTTGGAGATCTGTTCCTGCAAAACGTGGCCAAGCGCTTTAAAACAGCTGTTGGTGACAATGGTTTGGTCGCGCGTTTGGGAGGCGATGAGTTTGTTGCCTTGCTCCCTAACTGTGGAAAAAAGCGCGCAGAACACTATGCACAACATATTGTAGATGCGATTGCCTTTATTGAAGTGGGCAACAAGTCCGAGCGTGGCTCAGCCTCTGTTGGGATTACAACGAATGTAAGTAGGACGATTCCTACCAGTTTGCTACTTAAGCAAGCTGACCTCGCGATGTACCGTGCCAAACAATGTCAAACGACTTGGATGAGTTACGATGAAGCGATGGGTGAGCAGTGGGGACGCAAAACTGCGATGGCGCAACGTCTTGCTCAAGCCATAGAATCGCACAAGCTCGAGGTGAGCTTTTTGCCCGTCATCGATCTGGATCTAAAAAACGTCGTTGCGTACAAGAGCCGCCTTGAGTGGAGTGATGCGATGTTTGGTGAGGTCGATAGATTCGAGTTCATTCCTATTGCAGAAGAAACTCAGCTGATACGCAAGCTTAATCTATTTACTATCGAACAAGCCTGTAAGTACGCTTCAGTTGGCGAGCTAAAAACTGTCGCGGTTAAGGTATCCTCGAAGAACTTCGGACATGGACTCTTTACTCAAGAAGTGACCGATATTCTCGAAAAGTATCACTTACCACCTCGCTGCCTAGTGCTAGAAGTATTTGAAGACATGCTCTCGAAGAAACGCTGTGTCGATGAGCTCTATCAGCTTGTCGAACTAGGTTGTCAGATAACCGTGGCAGATTTTGGAATGGGGCATATTTCCATTTCCGAGCTACGTGAGCTGCCAATACAAAAGCTTAAGGTTGGTGCTCAGCTAGTTGCTGAAATCGCGCAAGACAAATCAGTCGAGCAGGTTGCAAAAGCCATCGTTAGCTTAGCTAAAGTACTGAATATAGAGACAATTGCTGAAGGCGTCGAGACCGAAGGGCAACTAGAATCGCTGAAACTTATTGGTTGTCATTTTGCTTCAGGACCGCATATCTCATCTTGTATGAAAGTGGAACACGCCGTTTAA
- the rbsD gene encoding D-ribose pyranase: MKKSALINSELSYLVSTLGHTDEVTICDAGLPIADEVQRIDLALTHGVPAFIDTVKVYLSEAQIEGVVLAEEFKAVSPELHNALLAVIEQEQANTGKEITVRYVTHEEFKAKTVDSRAVVRTGECTPYANVIFQAGVVF, from the coding sequence ATGAAAAAAAGCGCCCTAATTAACTCAGAACTTTCCTATTTGGTGTCAACCTTGGGGCACACCGATGAGGTGACGATCTGCGATGCAGGTTTGCCGATTGCCGATGAAGTGCAGCGTATCGACTTAGCCCTAACTCACGGCGTACCAGCCTTCATCGATACCGTTAAAGTCTATCTATCAGAAGCTCAGATCGAAGGTGTGGTTCTAGCTGAAGAATTTAAAGCAGTGAGCCCAGAGCTTCACAACGCATTGCTCGCAGTGATAGAGCAAGAGCAGGCTAATACGGGGAAAGAGATTACTGTTCGTTATGTTACTCATGAAGAGTTTAAAGCCAAAACTGTTGATTCAAGAGCAGTCGTTAGAACAGGTGAGTGTACACCTTATGCCAATGTAATTTTCCAAGCTGGCGTCGTGTTTTAA
- the rbsA gene encoding ribose ABC transporter ATP-binding protein RbsA: MLQPILQLSEIEKAFPGVKALDKASLNVYPGKVMALLGENGAGKSTLMKVLTGIYSKDSGELRYQGEETGFKGPRDSQQAGISIIHQELNLIPELTIAENIFLGREKTNAFGRILWSEMYAEADRLLARLNVKHSAKTPLGELSLGEQQMVEIAKALSFESKVIIMDEPTDALTDTETESLFSVINELREQGCGIVYISHRLKEIFEICDDITVLRDGKFIGQRTVAETDEDTLIEMMVGRKLDEQYPRIDAVHGKTSLEVKNLSGPGVDNVSFTLDQGEILGVSGLMGAGRTELMKIIYGALKRQSGDVILNGKTINPDSPQEGLANGIAYISEDRKGDGLVLGLSVKENMSICALEQLSKGMQIQHSEEVIAVEDFIKLFNIKTPTRDQIIGNLSGGNQQKVAIAKGLMTKPKVLILDEPTRGVDVGAKKEIYQLINKFKADGMSIILVSSEMPEVLGMSDRILVMHEGHISGEFMAQDADQEKLLACAVGKNVSEEAA, encoded by the coding sequence ATGCTGCAACCAATTTTACAACTCAGCGAGATTGAAAAAGCCTTCCCTGGTGTTAAGGCTTTGGATAAAGCGAGCCTTAACGTCTACCCAGGTAAAGTGATGGCACTGCTTGGCGAAAACGGTGCTGGCAAGTCTACGTTGATGAAGGTGCTGACAGGCATTTACTCGAAAGACTCCGGAGAGCTTCGCTATCAAGGCGAAGAAACTGGGTTCAAGGGACCACGAGACTCTCAACAAGCGGGCATCAGTATTATTCACCAAGAGCTCAATCTTATCCCTGAGCTCACCATCGCCGAGAATATCTTCTTAGGTCGTGAAAAGACCAATGCGTTTGGACGTATTTTATGGTCTGAAATGTACGCCGAAGCAGACCGATTGCTTGCAAGACTCAACGTGAAACACAGCGCGAAAACGCCTTTGGGTGAATTAAGCTTGGGCGAACAACAGATGGTTGAGATCGCGAAAGCTCTGTCGTTTGAGTCGAAAGTTATCATCATGGACGAGCCAACCGACGCACTGACAGATACAGAGACCGAATCCCTTTTCAGTGTCATTAATGAGCTTCGTGAACAAGGCTGCGGCATTGTTTACATTTCTCACCGCCTCAAAGAGATCTTTGAGATTTGCGATGACATTACCGTACTTCGTGATGGCAAGTTCATCGGTCAGCGTACCGTTGCCGAAACTGATGAAGACACCCTAATCGAGATGATGGTAGGTCGTAAGCTAGATGAGCAGTACCCTCGTATTGATGCCGTCCACGGTAAAACAAGCCTCGAAGTAAAAAATCTTTCGGGCCCAGGCGTTGATAATGTGAGCTTTACCCTAGATCAAGGAGAGATCCTTGGTGTATCCGGCTTGATGGGAGCAGGGCGCACAGAGCTAATGAAAATTATCTATGGCGCGCTGAAACGCCAGTCTGGTGATGTGATTCTTAATGGTAAAACCATTAACCCAGATAGCCCTCAAGAAGGCTTGGCAAACGGTATTGCTTACATCTCAGAGGATCGTAAAGGAGATGGCTTAGTACTCGGATTGTCCGTTAAAGAAAACATGTCGATCTGTGCACTGGAGCAGCTATCAAAAGGTATGCAGATCCAGCACAGTGAAGAAGTGATTGCAGTAGAAGACTTTATCAAGCTCTTCAACATCAAAACGCCAACTCGTGACCAAATCATTGGAAATCTTTCCGGTGGTAATCAACAGAAAGTCGCCATTGCCAAAGGGCTTATGACTAAACCCAAGGTGCTTATTCTGGACGAGCCAACTCGCGGTGTGGACGTTGGCGCCAAGAAAGAAATCTATCAACTAATCAACAAGTTTAAAGCAGATGGCATGAGTATTATTTTGGTGTCATCTGAAATGCCAGAAGTACTTGGCATGAGCGATCGAATTTTGGTGATGCATGAAGGACATATAAGCGGTGAGTTTATGGCTCAAGATGCAGACCAAGAGAAACTACTAGCATGCGCTGTCGGCAAAAATGTAAGTGAGGAAGCAGCATGA
- the rbsC gene encoding ribose ABC transporter permease yields the protein MNNKTINKEMSVEMENKKPLFNKEWLIEQKSLIALIFLIIVVSFLNPNFFTVDNILNILRQTSVNAIIAVGMTLVILTAGIDLSVGSVLALCGAFAASLIAMEVPVLIAVPTALLAGAALGAISGIIIAKGKVQAFIATLVTMTLLRGVTMVYTDGRPISTGFTDTADAFAWFGTGYALGIPVPVWIMVVVFASVWYLLNHTRFGRYVYALGGNESATRLSGINVDKVKIGVYAICGLLAALAGIIVTSRLSSAQPTAGMGYELDAIAAVVLGGTSLMGGKGRIMGTLIGALIIGFLNNALNLLDVSSYYQMIAKAVVILLAVLVDNKNK from the coding sequence ATGAACAACAAAACCATCAACAAAGAGATGAGCGTCGAGATGGAAAACAAGAAGCCTCTTTTCAATAAAGAATGGTTGATTGAGCAAAAATCACTGATTGCGCTGATCTTCCTAATTATCGTGGTGTCTTTTCTAAACCCGAACTTTTTCACCGTCGATAATATTCTGAATATTCTCCGCCAAACCTCGGTGAATGCCATTATCGCAGTGGGTATGACTTTGGTCATCTTAACCGCAGGTATCGATTTGAGCGTGGGCTCAGTACTCGCACTTTGTGGTGCATTTGCGGCCAGTTTGATAGCGATGGAAGTCCCGGTATTGATCGCGGTTCCAACCGCACTTCTTGCCGGTGCAGCTCTTGGCGCAATAAGCGGTATTATCATCGCCAAAGGTAAGGTTCAGGCGTTTATCGCCACTCTGGTTACTATGACGCTTCTGCGCGGCGTGACCATGGTATACACCGACGGTCGTCCAATCTCTACAGGCTTTACCGACACGGCTGACGCGTTCGCATGGTTTGGTACGGGTTACGCTTTGGGCATTCCAGTTCCAGTTTGGATTATGGTCGTCGTATTCGCTTCAGTTTGGTATCTACTTAACCACACTCGCTTTGGTCGCTACGTTTATGCACTAGGCGGCAACGAATCAGCGACTCGCTTGTCTGGTATTAACGTCGACAAAGTGAAGATTGGTGTTTACGCGATCTGTGGTCTGCTTGCAGCACTGGCGGGCATTATCGTTACCTCTCGTCTGTCATCGGCTCAGCCTACAGCGGGTATGGGATACGAGCTTGACGCCATTGCCGCGGTTGTTCTTGGCGGTACCAGCTTGATGGGTGGTAAGGGTCGAATTATGGGTACGCTGATTGGTGCCCTGATTATCGGCTTCTTGAACAACGCTCTTAACTTATTGGATGTTTCTTCTTACTACCAAATGATCGCAAAAGCAGTGGTTATCTTGCTTGCGGTACTGGTGGACAACAAAAACAAGTAA